Proteins found in one Chloroflexota bacterium genomic segment:
- a CDS encoding Gfo/Idh/MocA family oxidoreductase, translated as MNVEAGVATEAGRGLVDGIPEIGVGIIGTGFMCQAHVNAFRTLPYMAYPPPARPRLRGVASRSLAGAEAAAGRYGFERAHADWREMLADPSIQLVDNCGPNNIHAEVSIAALDAGKHVLCEKPMGRNAVESRQMLDAARRAPGKHMVAFNYRFVPAVRKARLLLEQGALGQIHHFRARYCQDWLADPEHPRVWRLRQALSGSGVLGDLGSHIVDLARFLVGEPTVVNARLKTFVSERPLPENPAEQGPVDVDDAFVALVEFKNGAIGTLEATRFAVGHRNANIFEINGSKGSLRFNLERLNELEVHLRPDPSNPQPGFRSELITEPEDPFIEWWWPVGHIIGWEHTFVHEIHHLLDAVVNDTDVAPYGATFEDGWRCDVILDGITRSAAGGGVPIVIEYAP; from the coding sequence ATGAACGTTGAAGCGGGCGTGGCGACCGAGGCGGGCCGCGGCTTGGTCGACGGAATCCCCGAAATCGGCGTCGGCATCATCGGCACGGGCTTCATGTGCCAGGCGCATGTGAATGCCTTTCGCACGTTGCCCTACATGGCTTATCCGCCGCCGGCGCGGCCCAGGCTGCGAGGCGTCGCCTCGCGTTCGCTTGCGGGCGCCGAGGCGGCCGCCGGTCGCTACGGATTCGAGCGCGCCCACGCCGACTGGCGGGAGATGCTGGCCGACCCATCGATCCAACTGGTCGACAACTGCGGCCCCAACAACATTCACGCCGAAGTGAGCATCGCCGCCCTCGACGCGGGCAAGCACGTGCTGTGCGAGAAGCCCATGGGCCGCAATGCGGTGGAGTCCCGGCAAATGCTCGATGCGGCCCGGCGCGCCCCCGGCAAGCACATGGTGGCGTTCAACTACCGCTTCGTGCCCGCCGTGCGCAAGGCGCGCCTGCTGCTGGAGCAGGGAGCGCTGGGCCAAATTCACCACTTCCGCGCGCGCTACTGCCAGGACTGGCTGGCCGACCCGGAACATCCGCGAGTGTGGCGGCTGCGGCAGGCGCTCTCCGGCAGCGGCGTCCTCGGCGACCTGGGATCGCACATCGTCGACCTGGCGCGTTTCCTCGTCGGGGAGCCGACGGTGGTGAATGCGCGCCTCAAGACGTTCGTGTCGGAGCGACCGCTGCCGGAGAACCCGGCTGAGCAGGGGCCGGTGGACGTGGACGACGCGTTCGTGGCGTTGGTCGAGTTCAAGAACGGCGCCATCGGCACGCTCGAAGCCACGCGCTTTGCCGTGGGCCATCGCAACGCCAACATCTTCGAAATCAACGGCTCGAAGGGCTCGCTCCGATTCAACCTGGAGCGGCTCAATGAGCTCGAGGTCCACCTGCGTCCCGACCCGTCGAACCCCCAGCCGGGATTCCGCAGCGAGCTGATCACCGAGCCCGAGGACCCGTTCATCGAGTGGTGGTGGCCGGTGGGACATATCATCGGCTGGGAGCACACCTTCGTGCATGAAATCCATCACCTGCTGGACGCCGTCGTGAACGACACCGACGTGGCGCCCTACGGCGCGACGTTCGAGGATGGCTGGCGCTGCGACGTGATCCTCGATGGCATCACCAGGTCCGCCGCGGGCGGCGGAGTTCCCATCGTGATCGAGTACGCCCCATGA
- a CDS encoding DUF4268 domain-containing protein has product MTDFAISKLESVNLRTVWAEEAQHFTPWLAQPENLARLGEALGLTLEPRGTEQAVGGFSADILCRSLDGGSDDDSWVVIENQYERTDHDHLGKLLTYAAGLNARTVVWIAEEFRDEHRAALDLLNASTTRDYAYFGIEIELLRIDDSRPAPRFNVVVQPNDWAKTVQAGTGSGGELSETQAMQLEFWSGFSELMQSDGAIPCRRPRPQAYMTHNLGVSGIRVVSFFTTWNSARETSSIGELRVALEFFGRDRQARFDGLAESADLIHRDAGQPYHWQPWESESIKRVMVRTDAELEDRDKWPDYQTWLKTEVERMFSVLVPKVRELAG; this is encoded by the coding sequence ATGACTGACTTTGCGATTTCGAAGCTTGAATCTGTGAACCTGCGAACGGTGTGGGCGGAGGAGGCACAGCACTTCACGCCTTGGTTGGCGCAACCCGAGAACCTGGCGCGCTTGGGCGAGGCACTTGGTCTCACGCTGGAACCGCGCGGAACCGAGCAAGCAGTCGGCGGCTTCAGCGCCGACATTCTCTGCCGCAGTCTGGACGGTGGAAGCGACGACGATTCTTGGGTCGTGATCGAGAACCAGTATGAGCGCACCGATCACGATCACCTCGGCAAGCTGCTTACCTATGCGGCAGGTCTCAACGCACGGACAGTGGTCTGGATTGCCGAAGAGTTTCGCGATGAGCATCGCGCTGCCCTCGACCTGTTGAACGCCAGCACCACGCGGGATTACGCCTACTTTGGGATCGAGATCGAGCTGTTGAGGATCGACGACTCGCGGCCCGCGCCTCGGTTTAACGTTGTCGTGCAGCCGAATGACTGGGCAAAAACAGTGCAAGCCGGAACTGGCTCGGGCGGTGAATTAAGCGAAACGCAGGCGATGCAGCTTGAGTTTTGGTCGGGCTTCTCAGAGCTCATGCAGTCGGACGGGGCCATTCCCTGCCGGCGGCCAAGGCCGCAGGCGTACATGACACACAACCTAGGAGTGTCAGGAATCAGGGTTGTTTCGTTCTTCACAACTTGGAACTCCGCCAGAGAGACTTCCTCGATTGGCGAATTGCGGGTTGCCCTAGAGTTCTTTGGACGTGATCGTCAAGCGAGGTTCGACGGGCTAGCCGAGTCAGCGGACCTGATTCACCGCGACGCCGGGCAGCCATACCACTGGCAACCGTGGGAATCCGAGAGCATCAAGAGGGTCATGGTTCGGACGGATGCGGAGCTAGAAGACCGCGATAAGTGGCCCGACTACCAGACCTGGCTGAAGACTGAAGTCGAGCGCATGTTCAGCGTCCTCGTTCCGAAGGTACGTGAGTTGGCCGGGTAA
- a CDS encoding ABC transporter substrate-binding protein — MLVACGEAATPASDAEPAATAAAASDASARADSSQEPFVIGALDSLTGVGESYGIPFSQSKLIAVEEINAAGGINGRPLKLIIEDSKCTSADAIVAYQRLTDVEGVKIILGATCSGATLGAAPLAEQEGVVLFSASSTSPDISDAGDYIFRTAINSLKVGADIGNTVWADGARTIATITEATDYAEGARRSAVTQFEQLGGVVVAAESYPTEAIDFRTQLTKLLNATPDAVLIAAQGEVSGGTIIKQLREVGYEGPIYSEVVPTGANSLDIAGEAATGLKAVVPNPDLETDIGREFLASFNARYGVAPWPWFQGSAYDGVYIAAECLRQTNDDQDADGFRDCLYNLAWSGAIGDDYSFDANGDVVGVSHVVIEVLPVAERTAENLGFRVLGPPAAP, encoded by the coding sequence ATGTTGGTTGCGTGCGGGGAAGCGGCGACGCCGGCTTCAGACGCCGAGCCGGCCGCGACGGCTGCCGCGGCCAGCGACGCGTCGGCGCGGGCGGACAGCTCGCAGGAGCCCTTCGTGATTGGCGCGCTGGACTCGCTGACTGGCGTTGGCGAGTCCTATGGCATTCCTTTTTCCCAGTCCAAGCTGATCGCGGTGGAGGAGATCAACGCCGCGGGCGGCATCAACGGACGCCCACTCAAGCTCATCATCGAGGACTCCAAGTGCACGTCGGCCGACGCCATCGTTGCGTACCAGCGGCTGACCGACGTGGAGGGCGTCAAGATCATCCTGGGCGCCACGTGCAGCGGGGCCACGCTGGGCGCCGCGCCCCTGGCCGAGCAGGAGGGCGTCGTCCTTTTCTCGGCCTCGTCCACCAGCCCTGACATCTCAGACGCCGGCGACTACATCTTCCGCACCGCCATAAACTCGCTGAAGGTGGGCGCCGACATCGGCAACACGGTGTGGGCCGACGGGGCGCGCACGATCGCCACGATCACCGAGGCCACCGACTACGCCGAGGGCGCGCGTCGCTCTGCCGTCACACAATTCGAGCAGCTAGGCGGCGTGGTAGTGGCGGCGGAGAGCTACCCCACCGAGGCCATCGACTTCCGAACCCAGTTGACCAAGCTCCTCAACGCGACCCCCGACGCCGTCCTGATCGCCGCGCAAGGCGAGGTCTCCGGCGGCACCATCATCAAGCAACTCAGGGAGGTGGGCTACGAGGGCCCGATCTACTCCGAGGTGGTTCCAACCGGGGCCAACTCCCTCGACATCGCCGGGGAAGCGGCCACCGGACTCAAGGCCGTCGTCCCCAATCCCGACCTGGAAACTGACATTGGCCGGGAATTCCTGGCCAGCTTCAACGCCCGCTACGGCGTCGCCCCGTGGCCCTGGTTCCAAGGCTCGGCCTACGACGGCGTTTACATTGCCGCTGAATGCCTGCGGCAGACCAACGACGACCAGGACGCCGACGGCTTCCGGGACTGCCTTTACAACCTGGCCTGGAGTGGGGCCATTGGCGACGACTACAGCTTCGACGCCAACGGCGACGTCGTCGGCGTGTCCCACGTGGTCATCGAGGTGCTGCCGGTGGCCGAGCGCACGGCGGAGAATCTGGGCTTCCGCGTCTTGGGACCGCCCGCCGCTCCATAG
- a CDS encoding cytochrome c: MARRIRSVVVPLKLGAGALAAFALVSSLLAACGPDDRGVSASALVTAPVPPTGQVIFAANCATCHGADGEGQANWHVANDDGTLPAPPLNGDGHTWHHPDGLLYRIVSQGGAQFESPSDPGFKSAMPAFGDRLSHGEIIAVLTYIKSLWGNKVRMDFSIRESQELLSERDPFPPR, encoded by the coding sequence GTGGCACGACGGATTCGCTCGGTCGTCGTGCCGCTGAAGCTCGGCGCGGGCGCTCTTGCCGCATTCGCGCTCGTCTCGTCCTTGCTCGCCGCCTGCGGGCCTGACGATCGCGGGGTTTCAGCCAGCGCCCTCGTCACGGCGCCGGTGCCTCCCACGGGTCAAGTTATATTCGCGGCGAACTGCGCCACCTGCCACGGAGCCGACGGCGAAGGCCAAGCCAACTGGCACGTTGCCAACGACGACGGCACCCTGCCGGCTCCGCCGCTCAATGGCGACGGTCACACCTGGCACCACCCGGACGGCCTCTTGTACCGAATTGTCAGCCAGGGTGGCGCGCAGTTCGAGAGCCCCAGCGATCCCGGCTTCAAGAGCGCAATGCCGGCATTTGGAGACCGCCTTAGCCATGGGGAAATCATCGCCGTGCTGACTTATATCAAGAGCCTGTGGGGCAACAAGGTAAGAATGGACTTTTCCATCCGCGAATCGCAGGAGTTGCTGAGCGAGCGAGACCCGTTTCCGCCTCGGTGA
- a CDS encoding c-type cytochrome has protein sequence MTVGVHATLGIAMAKIGAGGSRAVASMLVAAIVLLVVTGCGDTGEPPHVTRESTPVTTEASHVVAVATAQPALSETAIAGEDLFNANCALCHGESAAGTTQGPTLIDRIYHPGHHSDFSFRRAVAQGVRQHHWTFGDMLPVATVTANEVEQIICYVRELQREAGIFDGDAFETVC, from the coding sequence GTGACTGTCGGCGTGCATGCGACGCTAGGCATTGCGATGGCGAAGATCGGAGCGGGAGGCAGTCGGGCGGTCGCCTCAATGCTCGTCGCGGCGATCGTGCTGCTCGTGGTGACTGGATGCGGCGACACAGGCGAGCCGCCGCATGTCACCCGGGAATCAACCCCCGTGACAACCGAAGCCTCCCACGTCGTGGCGGTCGCGACCGCGCAGCCTGCATTGTCCGAGACAGCAATTGCGGGCGAGGATCTGTTCAACGCCAATTGCGCCCTCTGTCACGGCGAAAGCGCCGCGGGCACCACGCAGGGCCCGACGCTCATCGACCGGATCTACCACCCGGGCCATCACTCGGACTTCAGCTTTCGCCGGGCGGTGGCTCAAGGAGTCCGGCAACACCACTGGACGTTCGGCGACATGCTTCCGGTCGCGACCGTCACGGCGAACGAAGTCGAGCAGATTATCTGCTATGTCCGGGAACTCCAGCGCGAGGCCGGCATATTCGACGGCGATGCCTTCGAGACTGTCTGCTGA
- a CDS encoding peptidylprolyl isomerase: MWRAVLVALAFVALLAACGEGATEPAGSTGSTQSSDGGPYDAYPAMDNIPKGEPWVIIATNHGRMSFALFHEEAPLAVNNFIFLANEGYFDGVTFHRLIPGFMVQGGDPSGTGTGGPGYSFEIEPPQRPYIRGGLAMANKGTPDSNGSQFFIILDDLTAQDRLPADFTLFGQLKDDHKPSVATLEKIEAVPVAEGSDGEGSVPQQEIKILSVTVGAKFDDGCSATWSAC, translated from the coding sequence ATGTGGCGGGCAGTCTTGGTCGCGTTGGCGTTCGTCGCGCTCTTGGCCGCTTGCGGCGAAGGCGCAACGGAACCAGCTGGATCGACGGGATCGACTCAATCGTCGGACGGGGGGCCCTACGACGCCTACCCGGCGATGGACAATATTCCCAAGGGCGAGCCTTGGGTGATCATTGCCACCAACCACGGGCGCATGAGCTTCGCGTTGTTCCACGAAGAGGCGCCGCTGGCCGTCAACAACTTCATCTTCCTCGCCAACGAGGGCTACTTCGACGGCGTAACCTTCCATCGCCTGATTCCAGGATTCATGGTTCAGGGCGGCGATCCCAGCGGCACCGGCACGGGCGGACCGGGCTACAGCTTCGAGATCGAGCCGCCGCAGCGGCCCTACATCCGCGGTGGGCTGGCCATGGCCAACAAGGGCACGCCTGACTCCAACGGCTCCCAGTTCTTCATCATTCTGGATGACCTCACGGCGCAAGACCGCCTGCCCGCAGACTTCACGCTTTTCGGCCAGCTCAAGGACGATCACAAACCATCGGTCGCTACCTTGGAGAAGATCGAGGCGGTGCCGGTGGCCGAGGGATCGGACGGTGAGGGGTCCGTGCCACAACAGGAAATCAAGATCTTGTCGGTGACCGTCGGGGCCAAGTTCGACGACGGCTGCTCGGCCACCTGGTCCGCCTGCTAG